From a region of the Castor canadensis chromosome 7, mCasCan1.hap1v2, whole genome shotgun sequence genome:
- the LOC141424674 gene encoding dnaJ homolog subfamily B member 6-like, producing the protein MVNYYKILGVPENASSSDIKKAYHQLALQVHPDKSPDNKQAAAEKFKQVAEAYHVLSDAKSRSDYDRSRENCAKRESRGDGRDKSHLKEELCFERPHHVFQNVYEDEDLFSGDHFSTRHMSSPRRVHSSIFDVIPILDTGFSAFVSLGSRSSAPASETFVPFVSSGMGNFRLVTTCSQIVNGKRVVTKKVLENVGGKTKVEKERLFHKIPLPQW; encoded by the coding sequence ATGGTAAATTACTATAAAATCCTAGGGGTGCCTGAGAATGCTTCCTCTTCTGATATCAAGAAGGCTTATCACCAGTTGGCCCTTCAGGTACACCCAGACAAAAGCCCAGATAACAAGCAGGCAGCCGCGGAGAAATTCAAACAAGTAGCAGAAGCCTATCATGTCTTGTCTGATGCCAAGAGTCGCAGTGACTATGATAGGTCCAGAGAGAACTGTGCCAAAAGGGAAAGCAGAGGAGATGGCAGAGACAAAAGCCATTTGAAGGAGGAGCTATGCTTTGAGAGGCCACACCATGTTTTTCAGAATGTCTATGAAGATGAAGACCTCTTCTCAGGAGATCATTTTTCCACTCGCCACATGAGTTCACCCAGGAGAGTTCACTCCTCCATCTTTGATGTGATCCCCATATTGGACACAGGATTTTCCGCTTTCGTATCCCTAGGATCTAGATCAAGTGCTCCTGCCTCTGAGACATTTGTACCATTTGTAAGCAGTGGAATGGGAAATTTCAGACTAGTCACCACTTGTAGCCAGATAGTGAATGGCAAGAGAGTTGTTACAAAGAAAGTTCTAGAAAATGTAGGGGGCAAGACTAAAGTGGAAAAAGAGAGACTATTTCATAAGATTCCTCTACCTCAATGGTAA